The proteins below are encoded in one region of Macrococcus armenti:
- a CDS encoding S1C family serine protease, translating to MEQYHNENQHNINENNAQQIHRQQPHKKQSSGFMKMVLAGVVGSALTLGVTELPELLSNDNKTISPVTVDHTKQDKNASNLSQMLEQVSPAIVGVINMQQAPSSIYDILSGNHSSDITPAGTGSGVIYQVDGNDTYIVTNNHVVEDAKEVKVKLSNGKTIDAELMGTDALTDIAVLKVTGNLNIKPVAFANSSKVRIGETVYAIGSPLGLELAGTVTEGIISSKERTMQVETSAGNASIKVIQTDAAINPGNSGGALINTDGQLIGINSMKISANQVEGIGFAIPSNDTKTIIEQLVKNGKVKRPYMGLGLIGIQDVPASYLQELKINQDEGVIVARTDEVSSKTFNKGDVITEIEGHKVSSDSDVRNYIYAHHKVGDSVKFTVYRDGSKKELTMTLRSTNHK from the coding sequence ATGGAACAATATCACAATGAAAATCAACATAATATTAATGAAAACAATGCACAACAAATACATAGACAACAACCGCATAAGAAGCAAAGTTCTGGATTCATGAAAATGGTTCTTGCAGGTGTCGTCGGTTCTGCATTAACTTTAGGTGTTACAGAACTCCCTGAATTATTATCAAATGATAATAAAACGATTTCTCCAGTTACTGTCGATCATACAAAGCAGGATAAAAATGCTTCAAACTTATCACAAATGCTTGAACAAGTTTCCCCTGCTATTGTCGGCGTAATCAATATGCAGCAGGCACCAAGCAGCATTTATGATATATTATCTGGAAATCACTCAAGCGATATTACGCCTGCTGGTACCGGATCTGGCGTGATATATCAAGTTGATGGTAATGATACTTATATCGTTACGAATAATCATGTAGTAGAAGATGCAAAAGAAGTTAAAGTTAAACTTTCGAATGGAAAAACAATTGATGCTGAATTAATGGGAACAGACGCATTAACAGATATTGCAGTACTTAAAGTTACCGGCAATTTAAATATTAAACCTGTAGCATTTGCTAATTCATCAAAAGTACGTATCGGAGAAACTGTTTATGCTATTGGTAGCCCTCTCGGACTTGAACTCGCGGGTACAGTAACAGAAGGTATTATCAGTTCTAAAGAACGCACGATGCAAGTAGAAACTTCTGCTGGTAACGCAAGCATAAAAGTAATTCAGACAGACGCTGCGATAAACCCAGGTAACTCAGGTGGCGCTCTAATTAATACAGATGGACAATTAATCGGAATTAACAGCATGAAAATTTCAGCAAATCAAGTTGAAGGAATCGGATTCGCAATTCCTTCAAATGATACGAAAACGATTATCGAACAACTCGTAAAAAACGGCAAAGTTAAACGTCCATATATGGGGCTTGGATTAATCGGCATCCAGGATGTTCCAGCGTCTTATTTACAGGAATTAAAGATTAATCAGGATGAAGGTGTCATCGTAGCACGTACCGATGAAGTATCAAGTAAAACATTTAATAAAGGTGATGTTATCACTGAAATTGAAGGACATAAAGTAAGCAGTGATAGCGATGTCAGAAATTACATTTATGCGCATCATAAAGTCGGAGACAGCGTAAAGTTTACCGTTTACCGCGATGGCAGTAAAAAAGAATTAACAATGACGTTAAGAAGTACGAATCATAAATAA
- a CDS encoding TPM domain-containing protein, which yields MKRFAILFVSVLIFFIALPVSAAEPLPKLEQPRFVQDHIGIFSESEKQSLNQKGETLHSGTTAEILLMTMPSIGQEVKSDYALRAGREYGVGNKEKNNGIVILLNLDNNNEHNNRGIEVMVGPGLQGVLNDAKVGRLIDTYAMPDIQKAMQSDPNAGNRTSKQYYAQAMSKLYDAIFTEISKSYGFDGEKYTRDTPIETEDDSYENISVFEIIIALFFLILIFSMFSNGGRGGGGGGGRASGPIVFFPTGGGFSSGGFSDGGFSGGSFGGGGFDGGGAGRSF from the coding sequence ATGAAGCGATTCGCGATATTATTCGTGAGTGTATTAATATTCTTCATCGCACTTCCGGTTAGTGCAGCTGAACCATTGCCGAAACTTGAGCAGCCGAGATTTGTTCAGGATCATATCGGGATTTTCAGTGAAAGTGAGAAGCAGTCATTAAATCAGAAGGGTGAAACACTTCATAGTGGAACGACTGCTGAAATTTTACTGATGACGATGCCAAGTATCGGGCAGGAAGTGAAAAGTGATTATGCACTACGCGCAGGTCGTGAATATGGTGTAGGTAATAAAGAGAAGAATAACGGAATCGTTATATTACTCAATTTAGATAACAATAACGAGCATAATAATCGTGGGATTGAAGTGATGGTAGGTCCTGGATTGCAAGGTGTACTGAATGATGCTAAAGTTGGTCGTTTAATAGATACATATGCTATGCCGGATATCCAAAAAGCAATGCAGTCAGATCCGAATGCTGGTAATAGAACTTCAAAACAATATTATGCACAGGCGATGTCGAAGCTATATGACGCCATCTTTACTGAAATTAGTAAAAGTTATGGCTTTGATGGTGAGAAATATACACGTGATACACCAATTGAAACAGAGGATGACAGTTATGAGAATATAAGTGTATTTGAAATTATTATTGCACTGTTCTTTTTAATATTAATCTTCTCTATGTTTTCAAATGGTGGACGCGGCGGTGGTGGAGGCGGTGGACGTGCTTCAGGTCCGATTGTCTTCTTCCCGACAGGCGGCGGATTCTCGTCAGGTGGTTTTTCTGACGGTGGATTCAGCGGTGGTAGTTTTGGTGGTGGCGGCTTTGATGGCGGCGGTGCCGGAAGAAGCTTCTAA
- a CDS encoding transglycosylase domain-containing protein encodes MADKTSYKDKLNHLLKRYKDGFKSIKYTPYVIFNGLYETITKTTLFIITACILVATLILGIGSGYFLALVKDEPVKSNSELKKSLYEMTQSTTVYFGTGETLGNLNADTQRDVIKLKDMSPHVIDALIATEDENFYNHKGIVPKAFLRATAQEFLNLGPSSGGSTLTQQLIKNQLLTNETSFQRKAKEMMLSFKVEKSLTKDEIIEAYLNVVSFGRNTNGQNIAGIEAAAQGIFGIKAKDLNIAQAAFIAGLPQNPYTYTPFLQDGSLKSKDDLSYGFTRQKYVLSRMYQENKISKAEYEKAKAFNLTKSFAKDVETPNENYPFLVQEVEDEAVNILKYHFASKDNISKSELDDTPVLQEKYKGIAERAVRNDGYIVETTINKPIFDAMNAVKDNPNYYSYDRQVNVNGKMETLQQEVGVLLKENKTGKIIAFVGGRDHEKSQNNHAMKTKRSPGSTIKPLLTYAPAMEYGMTTPETMLLDKRFDYNGYSPENYARMEYGNVTTRYALENSLNLSTLRLYSGIQDKKPWELLNKMNFNIPSNEQENLSLALGATDITLKNNVDGFSTLANNGNYQESYMIERIKTKDGKVLYQHEAKPERIYSDATAYMTTDILRGVLDTGSAYILKGAFLYNQDWAGKTGTTQDAKDSLFVAYNPKVTMGIWMGYDVPTTFDEENHYQLKLWRDIVNQISSVDQNQMGVGEQFSVPSSVSKQSICQFTMSTSGCASGESMKESLVSNKSDLSSKSLDDQRVLARLGINIDSATRSKIFTKAPTAAKKDKKKKPN; translated from the coding sequence ATGGCAGATAAAACATCATATAAAGATAAATTAAACCATTTATTAAAGCGTTATAAAGATGGCTTTAAAAGTATTAAATATACGCCATACGTCATCTTTAACGGTTTGTATGAAACAATCACTAAAACTACTCTTTTTATTATTACTGCATGCATTTTAGTCGCTACGCTCATATTAGGAATTGGTAGCGGGTATTTCCTTGCACTCGTCAAGGACGAACCTGTCAAATCCAATAGTGAACTTAAAAAATCGTTGTATGAAATGACACAAAGTACTACTGTTTATTTCGGAACAGGAGAAACGCTCGGTAATTTAAATGCAGATACACAACGTGATGTAATCAAATTAAAGGACATGAGTCCACATGTCATCGATGCATTAATTGCGACTGAAGATGAAAATTTCTATAACCATAAAGGTATCGTACCGAAAGCGTTTTTACGTGCGACAGCACAGGAATTTTTAAATTTAGGACCTTCAAGCGGTGGGAGTACATTAACACAGCAATTAATCAAAAACCAGCTATTAACGAACGAAACATCATTCCAGAGAAAAGCGAAAGAAATGATGCTTTCATTTAAAGTTGAGAAATCTTTAACGAAAGATGAAATTATAGAAGCTTATTTAAATGTTGTAAGTTTCGGGCGTAATACGAACGGTCAGAATATCGCTGGTATCGAAGCTGCTGCACAAGGGATATTCGGTATAAAAGCGAAAGATTTAAATATCGCTCAAGCTGCTTTTATTGCTGGACTTCCCCAAAATCCATATACGTATACGCCATTTCTACAGGATGGCAGTTTAAAATCCAAAGACGATTTATCATATGGTTTTACGCGACAAAAATATGTACTGTCACGTATGTATCAGGAAAACAAAATTTCTAAAGCTGAATATGAAAAAGCAAAAGCTTTTAATTTAACAAAATCATTCGCGAAAGATGTGGAAACACCGAATGAAAATTATCCGTTCTTAGTTCAGGAAGTTGAAGATGAAGCTGTTAACATTCTGAAGTATCACTTTGCATCTAAAGATAATATTTCAAAGTCAGAGTTAGACGACACACCAGTCCTTCAGGAAAAGTATAAAGGCATCGCTGAACGTGCTGTACGCAATGATGGTTATATCGTTGAAACTACGATTAATAAACCAATATTCGATGCGATGAATGCAGTTAAAGATAATCCAAACTATTATTCATATGACAGACAAGTTAATGTTAACGGTAAAATGGAAACATTACAGCAGGAAGTCGGCGTGCTCTTAAAGGAAAATAAAACTGGTAAAATCATTGCATTCGTCGGTGGTCGTGATCATGAAAAATCACAGAACAACCATGCAATGAAAACGAAACGTTCACCAGGTTCAACAATCAAGCCATTATTAACATATGCACCTGCAATGGAGTATGGAATGACAACGCCAGAAACGATGCTCCTTGATAAAAGGTTTGATTATAATGGGTATTCACCTGAAAACTATGCGCGCATGGAATACGGTAATGTTACAACTCGATATGCATTGGAGAACTCATTAAACTTAAGTACACTTCGTTTATATTCTGGCATACAAGATAAAAAGCCTTGGGAATTACTGAATAAAATGAACTTTAATATCCCTTCAAACGAACAGGAAAACTTATCATTAGCTTTAGGAGCAACAGATATTACGTTAAAAAATAATGTTGATGGATTCTCAACATTAGCAAATAATGGGAACTACCAGGAAAGCTATATGATAGAGCGTATTAAAACGAAAGATGGCAAAGTGCTTTATCAACATGAAGCGAAACCTGAACGTATATACAGTGATGCTACTGCTTATATGACAACGGACATATTGCGCGGCGTTTTAGATACAGGTAGTGCGTATATATTAAAAGGTGCATTCCTATATAATCAGGATTGGGCAGGTAAAACAGGTACGACTCAAGATGCGAAAGATAGTCTTTTCGTTGCATATAACCCGAAAGTTACGATGGGAATATGGATGGGATATGATGTTCCTACAACATTTGATGAAGAAAACCATTATCAATTAAAATTATGGCGAGATATCGTCAATCAAATCTCATCTGTTGACCAAAATCAAATGGGTGTCGGAGAACAATTCTCAGTACCTTCATCAGTTTCTAAGCAATCTATATGTCAGTTTACGATGAGTACATCAGGTTGTGCATCCGGAGAATCTATGAAAGAAAGCTTAGTTTCAAATAAATCTGACTTGAGCAGCAAATCACTTGATGACCAGAGAGTACTTGCACGACTCGGTATTAATATTGATTCTGCTACACGAAGTAAAATATTCACTAAAGCACCAACTGCAGCAAAGAAAGATAAGAAGAAAAAGCCAAACTAA
- the tyrS gene encoding tyrosine--tRNA ligase translates to MTSALLEDLRWRGLIYQETHPEEMEALLNKESVSVYCGTDPTADSLHIGHLLPFMTLKRFQAHGHRPVVLIGGATGMIGDPSGRTDERTLQTLEQVQHNVDGISQQMEQLFDFGTENGAIRVDNKDWLGEIDLLTFLRDYGKHVGVNYLLSKDSIASRLETGISFTEFTYTILQAIDFGHLNKTLNVKLQIGGSDQWGNITSGMELMRRMYGEVEAYGMTVPLVVKSDGKKFGKSEGGAIWLDRTKTTPYEFYQFWINTPDSDVIKFIKYFTFIEREEVEQLEQSVENEPHLRLAQKRLAEEVTKYVHDEAALEEAINITNALFKGDLKALTAEQLRTSFKDVPQAKVTESNLVELLIEAGISPSKRQAREDITNGAISINGEKVQDTNYEITASDKIDDEFMIVRRGKKKYFMITF, encoded by the coding sequence ATGACAAGTGCATTATTAGAAGATTTAAGATGGAGAGGTTTAATTTATCAGGAAACACATCCAGAAGAAATGGAAGCATTATTGAACAAGGAATCTGTAAGTGTATACTGTGGTACAGATCCGACAGCTGACAGTTTACATATCGGTCATTTACTACCGTTTATGACATTGAAAAGATTCCAGGCACACGGACACCGTCCAGTCGTATTAATTGGAGGTGCAACAGGTATGATTGGAGACCCTTCTGGTCGTACTGATGAACGTACATTACAAACATTAGAACAAGTACAGCACAACGTTGATGGCATAAGTCAACAAATGGAGCAATTATTTGACTTTGGTACAGAAAATGGCGCAATTCGTGTTGATAATAAAGACTGGCTCGGAGAAATTGATTTATTAACATTCTTAAGAGATTATGGTAAACACGTAGGTGTAAATTACTTATTAAGTAAAGATAGTATCGCTTCACGACTTGAAACTGGAATTTCATTTACTGAATTTACGTACACAATTTTACAGGCAATTGATTTTGGTCACTTAAACAAAACGTTAAATGTAAAACTTCAGATTGGTGGAAGTGATCAATGGGGAAATATTACGAGTGGTATGGAACTTATGCGTCGTATGTACGGTGAAGTTGAAGCATACGGTATGACAGTACCATTAGTCGTTAAATCAGACGGTAAGAAATTTGGTAAATCTGAAGGTGGTGCAATCTGGTTAGATCGTACGAAAACAACTCCGTACGAGTTCTACCAATTCTGGATTAATACGCCGGACAGTGACGTTATTAAATTTATTAAATACTTTACATTTATAGAGCGCGAGGAAGTAGAACAACTTGAACAGTCTGTAGAGAATGAACCGCATTTACGACTTGCACAGAAGAGACTTGCTGAAGAAGTGACGAAGTATGTACATGATGAAGCTGCATTAGAAGAAGCGATTAATATTACAAACGCATTATTTAAAGGTGATTTAAAAGCTTTAACAGCAGAACAGTTACGCACGAGTTTTAAAGACGTGCCACAAGCGAAAGTAACAGAGTCGAACTTAGTAGAACTATTAATTGAAGCTGGAATTTCACCTAGTAAGCGTCAAGCACGAGAAGATATTACGAATGGCGCAATTTCTATAAATGGTGAAAAAGTTCAGGATACAAATTATGAAATTACGGCGTCAGATAAAATAGATGATGAGTTTATGATTGTTCGCCGTGGTAAGAAAAAGTATTTCATGATTACGTTCTAG
- the hutH gene encoding histidine ammonia-lyase, which yields MKALIADDLKVSVCNEAMLRVENSRKIVERIIENEETVYGITTGFGLFSDVLIDKSKYEDLQLNLIRSHACGVGEPFHEHVSLVMMILRLNTMLKGHSGVSRELVDQLVFFINERIIPVIPAQGSLGASGDLAPLSHLALALVGEGEVIFNGERRNSSDVLQSLNRNIHHLKAKEGLALINGTQAMTSQGVISYIEAESLAYDAEWIASLTHQSLNGIVDAYNENVHIVRNSNEQLQVANRMLDWLEGSSLTTKQGEIRVQDAYSLRCIPQIHGASFQVLNYVKEKLENEMNAANDNPLIFDKGDETLVISGGNFHGQPVAFALDFLKIGVSELSNVSERRIERLVNPQLNGDLPAFLSPEPGLQSGAMIMQYAAASLVSENKTLAHPASVDSIPSSANQEDHVSMGTIASRHGYQIVENVRNVLAIECVIALQAVELKGIDKLSPKTKAKYDEYRNIVPSITADRQFHKDIKVVSDYLKMSAYKK from the coding sequence ATTAAAGCGCTTATTGCAGATGATTTAAAAGTAAGTGTATGCAATGAAGCGATGTTACGTGTAGAAAACAGTCGAAAAATCGTGGAACGAATTATTGAAAATGAAGAGACTGTATATGGTATTACGACAGGTTTTGGGTTGTTTAGTGATGTATTAATCGATAAAAGTAAATATGAAGATTTACAGCTTAATTTAATTCGTTCACATGCATGTGGTGTAGGGGAGCCATTTCATGAACATGTGTCACTCGTAATGATGATTTTAAGGTTGAATACGATGTTAAAAGGTCATTCAGGTGTAAGTAGAGAACTTGTAGATCAACTCGTATTCTTTATTAATGAACGCATTATTCCTGTTATTCCAGCTCAAGGATCTCTCGGAGCTTCAGGTGATTTAGCACCGCTTTCTCATCTTGCGCTTGCTTTAGTAGGTGAAGGAGAAGTAATCTTTAATGGAGAACGTCGTAATAGTAGCGATGTGTTACAGTCATTAAATCGAAATATCCATCATTTAAAAGCTAAAGAAGGGCTTGCACTCATTAATGGTACGCAGGCTATGACGAGTCAAGGTGTCATCAGTTATATTGAAGCTGAAAGTTTAGCGTATGATGCAGAGTGGATTGCATCACTCACACATCAATCATTAAATGGAATTGTCGATGCATATAATGAAAACGTACATATTGTCAGAAATTCTAATGAACAGTTACAAGTTGCAAACAGAATGCTGGATTGGTTAGAAGGCTCATCACTTACAACAAAACAAGGGGAAATTCGTGTTCAGGATGCTTATTCATTGCGTTGTATTCCACAAATTCACGGTGCAAGCTTCCAGGTGCTTAACTACGTTAAAGAGAAATTAGAAAATGAAATGAATGCAGCAAATGATAATCCGTTAATATTCGATAAGGGGGATGAAACGCTCGTTATTTCAGGAGGGAATTTCCACGGCCAGCCAGTTGCGTTCGCACTTGATTTCTTAAAAATCGGCGTGAGTGAACTTTCAAACGTATCAGAACGCCGTATCGAGCGACTTGTAAATCCGCAATTGAATGGAGACTTGCCTGCATTTTTAAGTCCGGAACCTGGACTTCAAAGTGGCGCGATGATAATGCAGTATGCAGCTGCGAGTCTCGTCTCGGAAAATAAAACGCTCGCGCATCCTGCAAGTGTAGACTCTATTCCATCTTCTGCGAATCAGGAGGATCACGTATCCATGGGAACAATTGCATCACGCCACGGGTATCAAATCGTAGAAAATGTACGCAATGTACTTGCGATTGAATGTGTAATTGCTCTGCAGGCAGTAGAACTTAAAGGAATAGATAAACTGTCGCCGAAAACAAAAGCAAAGTACGATGAATATCGAAACATCGTACCTTCAATTACAGCAGATAGACAGTTCCACAAAGATATTAAAGTCGTTTCAGATTACTTAAAAATGAGTGCATATAAAAAATAG
- a CDS encoding LemA family protein, whose protein sequence is MKKLLVPIIGLVILLMIVGSMLIGPYNKLVDLDADVDKYQANIDTQLQRRIDLIPNLVETVKGYAKHEEKVFKDVSDARAKLAGAGTMEEKAEANAQVNSALGRLIAIQENYPELKADSQFTGLRDELAGTENRIAVARNDYNAIVTEYNKVVKRFPGSIVAGLFGFEKKEFFKAESAAKDAPKIDFNSDKDSE, encoded by the coding sequence ATGAAAAAATTATTAGTACCGATTATCGGGTTAGTCATTTTATTGATGATTGTTGGGAGCATGCTCATTGGTCCTTATAACAAATTAGTCGATTTAGATGCTGATGTTGATAAGTATCAGGCAAATATTGATACACAGTTACAACGTCGTATCGATTTAATTCCAAACTTAGTAGAAACAGTTAAAGGTTATGCTAAGCACGAGGAGAAAGTGTTCAAAGATGTTTCTGATGCACGTGCAAAGTTAGCAGGTGCAGGTACGATGGAAGAAAAAGCAGAAGCGAACGCGCAAGTGAATTCTGCTTTAGGACGTTTAATTGCAATTCAGGAAAACTATCCTGAATTAAAAGCAGATAGCCAGTTTACAGGTTTACGTGATGAACTTGCAGGTACGGAAAATCGTATTGCAGTAGCACGTAATGACTATAATGCAATCGTTACTGAATATAATAAAGTTGTGAAACGATTCCCTGGAAGTATTGTAGCTGGATTATTTGGTTTTGAGAAGAAGGAATTCTTTAAAGCGGAAAGTGCTGCAAAAGATGCACCGAAGATAGATTTTAATTCTGATAAGGATAGTGAATAA
- a CDS encoding formate--tetrahydrofolate ligase, with protein sequence MTKYLSDLEIANQATIKPIAEIADAAGIPADAVEPYGHYKAKIDTSKVTTDKQGKVVLVTAMSPTPAGEGKSTVTVGISDAFKALGKNVMVALREPSLGPVFGMKGGATGGGRAQVLPMEEINLHFNGDLHAITTANNALAAFIDNHIYQGNQLNIDPRRIEWKRVIDMNDRALRQVVVGLGGPFKGVPREDGFDITVASEIMAVFCLSNNIEDLKENLGNMTIGYTYDRKPVTVKELGVEGALALILKDALKPNLVQTIEGTPALIHGGPFANIAHGCNSIIATKTARKLADIVVTESGFGSDLGAEKFMDIKARKADIQPDAIVVVATIRALKMHGGVAKTELSTENVEALKSGIQNLEKHIENLHQFGVEPVIALNNFVTDTDAEREFVMNWAKERGVKIALTEVWEHGGEGGKDLANLVLEVLEKPQNFKPLYDLSLPVEEKIRTIVQKIYGADDVVFADKAQKQLKTIADNGWNEYPVCMAKTQYSFSDDPKKLGRPSGFNITIRELIPKTGAGFIVALTGDIMTMPGLPKEPAAIRMDVDQDGNAVGLF encoded by the coding sequence ATGACGAAATATTTATCAGATTTAGAAATTGCTAATCAAGCAACGATTAAGCCAATTGCAGAAATTGCGGATGCTGCAGGAATTCCTGCTGATGCAGTTGAACCTTATGGGCACTACAAAGCGAAAATCGATACGTCTAAAGTAACGACAGATAAACAAGGTAAAGTAGTCTTAGTTACTGCAATGAGCCCAACGCCGGCTGGAGAAGGTAAATCTACAGTAACTGTAGGTATTTCAGATGCATTTAAAGCGTTAGGTAAAAACGTAATGGTTGCATTACGTGAGCCAAGTTTAGGACCTGTATTCGGTATGAAAGGTGGAGCGACTGGTGGAGGTCGTGCACAAGTATTACCGATGGAAGAAATAAACCTTCACTTCAATGGTGATTTACACGCAATTACAACTGCGAACAATGCACTTGCTGCATTTATTGATAACCATATTTATCAAGGTAACCAATTAAATATCGACCCACGACGTATTGAATGGAAACGTGTTATTGATATGAACGACCGTGCATTACGTCAAGTCGTTGTTGGTTTAGGTGGACCGTTCAAAGGTGTACCTCGTGAAGATGGATTTGATATTACAGTTGCGAGTGAAATTATGGCTGTATTCTGTTTATCAAACAACATCGAAGATCTAAAGGAAAACTTAGGTAACATGACGATTGGTTACACTTATGACCGTAAACCAGTAACAGTTAAGGAATTAGGTGTAGAAGGTGCATTAGCATTAATCTTAAAGGATGCATTAAAACCGAACTTAGTACAGACAATTGAAGGAACACCAGCACTTATTCACGGTGGACCATTTGCGAATATTGCGCATGGCTGTAACTCAATTATTGCAACAAAAACTGCACGTAAACTAGCAGATATCGTTGTTACTGAATCAGGTTTTGGTTCTGATTTAGGTGCTGAGAAATTTATGGATATTAAAGCACGTAAAGCCGACATTCAACCGGATGCAATCGTAGTAGTAGCGACAATTCGTGCGCTTAAGATGCATGGTGGCGTAGCGAAGACTGAACTTAGTACTGAAAACGTAGAAGCATTAAAATCAGGTATCCAGAACTTAGAAAAGCATATTGAGAACTTACACCAATTCGGTGTAGAGCCAGTAATCGCTTTAAACAACTTCGTAACAGATACGGACGCTGAACGTGAATTCGTTATGAACTGGGCGAAAGAGCGCGGTGTTAAAATTGCTTTAACTGAAGTATGGGAGCATGGTGGAGAAGGTGGAAAAGATTTAGCGAACTTAGTATTAGAAGTGTTAGAAAAGCCACAAAACTTCAAGCCACTATATGATTTATCATTACCAGTTGAAGAAAAAATCCGTACAATCGTTCAGAAAATTTACGGTGCAGATGATGTAGTATTCGCTGATAAAGCACAAAAACAATTAAAAACAATCGCTGATAATGGATGGAATGAATATCCAGTTTGTATGGCAAAAACACAATACTCATTCTCGGATGATCCAAAGAAACTTGGTCGTCCATCAGGATTCAATATTACAATCCGTGAATTAATTCCTAAAACAGGTGCAGGATTTATCGTAGCATTAACTGGAGACATTATGACAATGCCTGGTCTACCGAAAGAGCCTGCAGCAATACGTATGGACGTTGATCAAGACGGAAATGCAGTTGGATTATTCTAA
- a CDS encoding lysophospholipid acyltransferase family protein: MYKIIATLLFTLTKLLRKLKTVDKHQIPENESYIVTCNHESMVEIIMLAMSLYPSEIHYMAKQELFKNKLLDRFFKSVNAFPVNRQNPGPSTLKVPVKLLKEGKIVGIFPSGHRHSDAPMKKGAATIAVLSKKKIVPAAYTGPLKFRDVLFGNQKCTIKFGQPINTNTYLDQYNKNDAIEQITLKLESETKALIHSMRT; this comes from the coding sequence ATGTATAAGATTATTGCGACATTACTATTCACACTAACAAAACTACTGCGTAAATTAAAAACAGTTGATAAACATCAAATACCTGAAAATGAGTCATACATTGTAACGTGCAATCATGAAAGTATGGTTGAAATTATTATGCTTGCGATGAGTTTATATCCATCTGAAATTCATTATATGGCGAAACAGGAACTGTTCAAAAACAAGTTACTGGATCGATTCTTTAAATCCGTTAATGCATTCCCTGTTAATAGACAGAACCCTGGGCCATCAACATTAAAGGTACCGGTTAAACTACTTAAAGAAGGGAAGATTGTTGGAATATTTCCAAGCGGACATCGTCATTCAGATGCCCCAATGAAAAAAGGGGCAGCGACGATTGCTGTTTTATCAAAAAAGAAAATCGTACCTGCTGCATATACGGGACCATTGAAGTTTCGTGATGTCTTATTCGGTAACCAGAAATGTACTATTAAGTTTGGTCAACCAATCAATACGAACACTTATTTAGATCAATACAATAAAAATGACGCGATTGAACAAATAACATTAAAGCTTGAAAGCGAAACGAAAGCGTTAATACATTCAATGCGTACATAA